Proteins encoded by one window of Scatophagus argus isolate fScaArg1 chromosome 4, fScaArg1.pri, whole genome shotgun sequence:
- the ddr2l gene encoding discoidin domain-containing receptor 2 isoform X2 has translation MHLFLLLIFQATAAFGQIDPAHCRYALGMEDGRIKDDAITASSQWYATTGPQYARLNREEGDGAWCPHGQLEPSDSQYLQVDLGRLTFLTVVGTQGRYRNSGNEFARAYRLNYSRDGLLWKSWRNRLGNTVMEGNKNAYASVINDLHPPIITRYVRLIPVTILSTTVCMRVELYGCPWEDGLISYSAPEGQLMMPPGYPIASLNDSTYDGAHEKKKLFGGMGQLTDGVIGLDDFLLTRQYHVWPGYDYLGWRNDSQGTQGYVEMEFVFDRQRNFTSMKVHSNNMFSRGVKIFSSVSCWFKPRLIAGWETETVAFKTVLDDRNPSARYVTVPLNRRTAKSIRCHFYFADVWMMFSEISFQSEDTVLPTQMTLAVTSTPVNEETTMPTTPKTSSPSASDPPDDGNTPILIGCLVTIILLLVIIIFLILWCQYVCKVLEKAPRRILDEEVTVRLSSCSDTIILQTPPVPPRSSHSPAGPTNTDPHYERVFLLDPQYQNPAVLRNKLPELSQSAEASALSVFSMFPPHLPPALLLGNPLYDLLLLTSCHMTSGWLRACGGGYAEPDVTQCTPHQCFHSNAPHYAETDIVRLQGVTGSNMYAVPALTVDSLTRKDISAAEFPRQQLIFREKLGEGQFGEVHLCEAEGLPEFLGEGSPLPDRDGHSVLVAVKQLRADATSQARNDFLKEIKIMSRLNDPNIIRLLCVCVSSDPLCMVTEYMENGDLNMFLSQREIESTLTHANNIPSVSLSDLLHMSVQISSGMKYLASLNFVHRDLATRNCLLDRRLTIKIADFGMSRNLYSSDYYRIQGRAVLPIRWMAWESILLGKFTTASDVWAFGVTLWEIFTLCKEQPYSLLSDEQVIENTGEFFRNQGRQIFLYAPPLCPPSLFELMMRCWSRDITDRPTFEGLYQALKPHVNQ, from the exons ATGcacctcttcctgctgctgatcTTCCAAGCCACAGCAGCCTTTGGACAGATCGACCCTG cacaCTGTCGCTATGCCTTGGGCATGGAGGATGGACGGATTAAAGACGATGCCATCACAGCATCCAGTCAATGGTACGCGACCACAGGACCACAGTACGCCAG gctgaACCGTGAGGAAGGAGACGGTGCCTGGTGTCCTCATGGACAGCTGGAGCCCTCAGACAGTCAGTACCTGCAG GTGGATCTGGGAAGGCTGACCTTCCTGACAGTAGTCGGGACTCAGGGACGATACCGGAACTCTGGCAATGAGTTCGCCCGAGCTTACCGCCTCAACTACAGCAGGGACGGCTTGCTGTGGAAGTCCTGGAGGAACCGTCTGGGAAACACG GTGATGGAAGGCAACAAAAACGCCTACGCCTCAGTCATCAACGACCTTCACCCTCCAATCATCACCCGCTACGTCCGACTGATCCCCGTCACCATACTGTCAACCACTGTCTGCATGAGAGTGGAGCTGTACGGCTGTCCGTGGGAGG ACGGTCTGATCTCCTACAGCGCTCCAGAGGGTCAGCTCATGATGCCGCCAGGTTATCCCATCGCCAGCCTCAATGACTCCACGTACGATGGAGCACACGAGAAAAA GAAGCTGTTTGGGGGGATGGGTCAGCTGACGGATGGCGTGATCGGCCTGGATGACTTCCTGCTGACGCGTCAGTACCACGTGTGGCCGGGCTACGACTACCTGGGCTGGAGGAATGATTCGCAGGGAACTCAGGGATACGTGGAGATGGAGTTTGTCTTTGACAGGCAGAGGAACTTTACCTCCATGAAG GTTCACAGTAACAACATGTTCTCCCGTGGTGTGAAGATCTTCTCCTCCGTGTCCTGTTGGTTTAAGCCCCGCCTCATTGCCGGTTGGGAGACGGAGACTGTGGCGTTCAAGACAGTGCTGGATGACAGGAACCCAAGTGCCCGCTATGTTACCGTGCCACTGAATCGCCGCACTGCCAAATCTATCCGCTGCCACTTTTACTTTGCTGATGTCTGGATGATGTTCAGCGAGATCTCCTTTCAGTCgg AGGACACTGTACTTCCGACCCAGATGACCCTGGCGGTGACCTCTACTCCAGTCAATGAGGAGACCACCATGCCAACCACACCAAAGACAT CCAGTCCATCAGCCAGTGACCCACCAGATGATGGGAACACACccattctgattggctgccttGTGACCATCATCCTGCTATtggtcatcatcatcttcctcatcctctgGTGCCAGTATGTCTGCAAGGTGCTAGAGAAG GCTCCACGTCGGATCCTTGACGAGGAGGTGACAGTTCGGCTGTCGTCCTGCAGTGACACTATCATCCTCCAGACGCCCCCCGTGCCCCCACGCTCCAGCCACAGCCCTGCAG gcCCCACCAACACCGACCCTCACTATGAGAGAGTTTTCCTTTTGGACCCACAGTACCAGAACCCGGCGGTGTTGAGAAATAAGCTGCCAGAGCTGTCTCAGAGTGCAGAGGCCTCAG ccctctctgtcttttccatgtttcctcctcatctccctccagctctgctcctcGGTAATCCTCTCTATGACCTCCtcctgctgacttcctgtcacatgACATCAGGCTGGCTGCGTG CGTGTGGAGGAGGCTACGCCGAGCCAGATGTTACCCAGTGCACGCCACACCAATGTTTCCATAGCAACGCGCCACACTACGCTGAGACTGACATTGTACGGCTGCAGGGCGTCACCGGCAGCAACATGTATGCAGTCCCCGCCCTCACCGTGGATTCTCTTACCAGGAAGGACATCTCTGCCGCCGAGTTCCCACGGCAACAGCTGATCTTCAGAGAGAAGCTGGGGGAGGGGCAGTTTGGAGAG GTCCACTTATGTGAGGCCGAAGGGCTCCCAGAATTTCTTGGGGAGGGGTCACCTCTCCCTGACAGAGATGGTCATTCGGTACTGGTGGCTGTTAAACAGTTGAGAGCTGATGCTACCAGCCAAGCCAG GAATGACTTCCTAAAGGAAATAAAGATCATGTCTCGTCTGAACGACCCCAACATCATcagactgctgtgtgtttgtgtgtcgtcCGACCCGCTGTGCATGGTGACCGAATATATGGAGAACGGAGACCTCAACATGTTCCTTTCACAGCGGGAGATCGAGAGCACGCTGACACATGCCAACAACATCCCTTCAGTCAG tCTTTCCGACCTCCTCCACATGTCAGTGCAGATCTCATCAGGGATGAAGTACCTGGCATCTTTGAACTTCGTGCACCGTGACCTGGCCACCAGAAACTGCCTGCTGGATCGACGCCTCACCATCAAGATTGCTGACTTCGGGATGAGCCGAAACCTGTACAGCAGCGACTACTACCGCATCCAGGGTCGGGCGGTGTTGCCCATACGATGGATGGCCTGGGAGAGCATCCTGCTg GGTAAGTTCACCACGGCCAGTGACGTATGGGCATTCGGTGTCACCCTATGGGAGATCTTCACTCTGTGTAAGGAGCAGCCCTACAGTCTGCTGTCCGACGAACAGGTCATAGAGAACACTGGCGAGTTCTTCAGGAACCAGGGCAGACAG ATCTTCCTTTATGCTCCTCCACTCTGCCCACCTTCTCTCTTTGAGCTGATGATGCGTTGCTGGAGTCGAGACATAACTGACCGGCCCACCTTTGAGGGACTTTACCAAGCCCTGAAACCCCATGTCAACCAGTGA